A single region of the Rhipicephalus microplus isolate Deutch F79 chromosome 10, USDA_Rmic, whole genome shotgun sequence genome encodes:
- the LOC142774848 gene encoding uncharacterized protein LOC142774848 — translation MASGRGYHHHVSSQHACHALICARLPSAFVSLISTSLSRLNAAMSEESAKTTSQVPHTVDATVEGDTAEHATKEPTKEGAGTDHGTAEKGNEPAATETHVSSVERKPSSEHAVSEKDAKHKALGLEHAPPVAGERRPSRKSSAEGAKPTTHASTEHGSNALSPEHASSVVGDKQLSRMSSAESAAAKSIGHTSAHAGANRAKANAKRTRSEVDTERSGSKIDTDRSGSKVGATRSVEHVTIEPSTGPVTERSKIEPNTKADESSKAGRRVVLRMATREVSTPGTGRIIELVAFAVIVAVIVMIGAAIFNAAYGRDPKDARIRGGDDLLGTAIYRGHRSWHGYGPQLLVCVLGERRSVIAPESLPPDGLCDVVLYAHVSSLGPEFQAGASENLRALWTRAATAVHTRFGYSFSDSLLPVDEQDLESFVRRAVDEKKIGAFGMLDARWERHVGDNEAYVSFVASLNRTTKKLPNDHRAALVFGFRVDPATSARGIEFSNSHAAILDHVHVLVYQGHVELPRQNDSAESPCAVRFPSPRFQQAVDSDQTMQVNRLSRLI, via the exons ATGGCATCGGGAAGAGGATATCACCATCATGTTTCGAGCCAGCACGCGTGCCACGCCCTGATCTGCGCGCGACTACCGTCGGCATTCGTTTCCCTCATCTCGACGAGTCTTTCGCGTCTTAACGCAGCCATGAGTGAGGAATCAGCAAAAACCACTTCACAGGTGCCCCACACCGTCGACGCCACCGTCGAAGGAGACACAGCCGAGCACGCCACTAAGGAACCAACAAAGGAAGGCGCTGGAACAGACCATGGCACTGCGGAGAAAGGCAACGAGCCTGCTGCAACTGAGACGCACGTCAGCAGCGTCGAAAGGAAGCCGAGCTCcgagcacgcggtgtccgagaaGGACGCCAAGCACAAAGCGTTGGGCCTGGAGCACGCACCACCCGTGGCCGGCGAAAGGCGGCCGAGCAGGAAGTCGAGCGCCGAAGGCGCTAAGCCTACCACCCACGCCAGCACCGAGCACGGCAGTAATGCGCTGAGCCCCGAGCACGCGTCGTCCGTGGTCGGCGACAAGCAACTCAGCAGGATGTCCAGCGCCGAAAGCGCAGCGGCGAAGTCCATCGGCCATACCAGCGCCCATGCAGGTGCCAATCGCGCCAAGGCGAACGCCAAGCGCACAAGATCCGAGGTCGATACCGAGCGCTCTGGATCGAAGATCGATACAGATCGCTCTGGATCGAAGGTCGGGGCTACGCGTAGCGTCGAGCATGTCACAATTGAGCCCAGCACTGGGCCTGTTACGGAACGGTCTAAAATCGAACCCAACACCAAGGCGGACGAGAGTTCAAAAGCTGGCAGAAGGGTCGTGCTGCGCATGGCGACTCGCGAGGTCAGCACTCCCGGGACCGGCAGGATCATCGAGCTCGTCGCGTTTGCCGTCATCGTCGCCGTCATCGTAATGATCGGTGCCGCCATATTCAACGCGGCGTACGGCCGTGATCCCAAGGACGCGCGAATTCGCGGCGGAGACGACCTGCTGGGCACGGCCATCTACCGGGGTCACCGCTCGTGGCACGGGTACGGACCGCAGCTCCTGGTGTGCGTGCTAGGGGAGCGTCGCAGCGTCATTGCCCCGGAGTCGCTGCCGCCGGACGGTCTCTGTGACGTCGTCCTGTACGCGCACGTGTCCTCGCTCGGCCCAGAGTTCCAGGCAGGGGCATCTGAGAACTTGCGCGCTCTGTGGACTCGCGCCGCGACTGCCGTCCACACCAG ATTCGGCTACTCATTCTCCGATTCCCTGCTGCCCGTCGACGAGCAAGACCTCGAGTCGTTCGTGCGAAGGGCGGTCGACGAGAAGAAGATCGGCGCCTTCGGCATGCTCGACGCCCGCTGGGAGCGCCACGTCGGGGACAACGAGGCGTACGTCTCGTTCGTCGCGTCGTTAAACCGGACCACCAAGAAACTTCCCAACGACCACCGGGCGGCGCTGGTGTTCGGTTTCCGCGTCGATCCCGCGACGAGCGCGCGCGGGATCGAGTTCTCGAACTCGCACGCCGCCATACTGGATCACGTCCACGTGCTCGTCTACCAAGGACACGTTGAGCTTCCGCGGCAGAACGACAGCGCCGAGTCGCCGTGCGCGGTCAGGTTCCCGTCACCGAGGTTCCAGCAGGCAGTGGACAGCGACCAGACGATGCAGGTGAATAGGTTGAGCCGGTTAATATGA